The Salvelinus sp. IW2-2015 linkage group LG15, ASM291031v2, whole genome shotgun sequence genome includes a region encoding these proteins:
- the LOC111973662 gene encoding zinc finger protein 723-like isoform X2 — protein sequence MRVPIGRSGAWVKSLDPLQLTLTVSEDEVPSDQQHSEQVWSDQEETEFFIPCVESDSDQGSHLYQTGKNSKRDSLSTIVAEQIQTKPDGEDDGISESTSYAPLTQLKPLKIKRTRLKKGQSSYICAEVKTTSXLIEPLRDHTRKRSYSCTECTATYDRPCHLKTHKRTHTGEKPFECKDCGKCFNRKYCLHVHMLTHTREKPYCCHYCGKCFALNTRLIDHLRIHTGEKPYKCPFCARCFTFLSHLSRHKKLHTGERPFQCNVCGKCYTRKEHLTDHMRSHTGTKPYSCKQCGKCYKLQGNLRSHMASHTGGKSCKCPVCGLGVINLNRHMQVHAGEKPHQCQDCGKCFNRKEKLTEHLRTHTGEKPYRCHDCGECFRLNVTLKKHMMTHTAAASTSP from the exons atgagagttccTATTGGTCGTagcggtgcatgggtaaaatcactgg ACCCCCTGCAGCTCACTCTCACCGTCTCTGAAGACGAGGTTCCCTCTGACCAGCAGCACTCGGAGCAGGTTTGGAGTGATCAAGAGGAAACAGAGTTCTTCATTCCCTgtgtggaaagtgacagtgaCCAGGGCTCACACCTTTACCAAACTGGGAAGAACAGCAAGAGGGACTCCCTATCCACAATTGTAGCAGAACAGATCCAAACAAAACCTGATGGAGAGGATGACGGAATATCAGAATCAACCAGTTATGCTCCCCTCACACAGTTAAAGCCTCTAAAAATCAAGAGAACACGGTTAAAGAAAGGACAAAGCTCTTACATCTGCGCTGAGGTCAAGACAACCAGTYAGCTGATAGAGCCACTGAGGGATCACACGAGGAAGAGGTCCTACAGTTGTACTGAATGCACAGCAACCTATGACAGACCGTGTCATTTGAAAACACACAAGAGAACTCACACCGGTGAGAAACCATTTGAGTGCAAAGACTGTGGTAAATGCTTCAACCGCAAGTATTGCCTGCACGTGCatatgttaacacacacacgggAGAAACCGTACTGCTGCCATTATTGTGGCAAATGCTTCGCTCTAAACACAAGGCTAATAGATCATCTGaggatacacacaggggagaaaccatacAAGTGCCCTTTCTGTGCCAGATGCTTTACATTTCTATCTCACTTAAGTCGTCACAAGAAGCTCCATACAGGAGAGAGGCCATTTCAATGCAATGTATGTGGGAAATGCTACACACGGAAGGAGCACCTGACAGACCATATGAGATCCCACACTGGAACAAAACCATACAGCTGTAAGCAATGTGGAAAATGCTACAAACTGCAGGGAAACCTGAGATCGCATATGGCGAGTCACACAGGGGGGAAATCATGCAAGTGCCCTGTGTGTGGACTAGGTGTTATAAATCTTAATCGCCACATGCAAGTTCATGCAGGAGAGAAACCGCATCAATGCCAAGATTGTGGGAAGTGCTTTAACCGAAAGGAAAAATTGACAGAGCACTTaaggactcacacaggagagaaaccgtatCGATGTCATGATTGTGGTGAATGCTTTAGGCTCAATGTAACCCTGAAGAAACACATGATGACGCACACTGCTGCGGCAAGTACTTCTCCATGA
- the LOC111973662 gene encoding zinc finger protein 723-like isoform X1: MSKLQLLQAFFSDRLTTVAVEISVAVENAFAEYQDEISRSKEENQRLQRLLDSVFNPDLKLHKADPLQLTLTVSEDEVPSDQQHSEQVWSDQEETEFFIPCVESDSDQGSHLYQTGKNSKRDSLSTIVAEQIQTKPDGEDDGISESTSYAPLTQLKPLKIKRTRLKKGQSSYICAEVKTTSXLIEPLRDHTRKRSYSCTECTATYDRPCHLKTHKRTHTGEKPFECKDCGKCFNRKYCLHVHMLTHTREKPYCCHYCGKCFALNTRLIDHLRIHTGEKPYKCPFCARCFTFLSHLSRHKKLHTGERPFQCNVCGKCYTRKEHLTDHMRSHTGTKPYSCKQCGKCYKLQGNLRSHMASHTGGKSCKCPVCGLGVINLNRHMQVHAGEKPHQCQDCGKCFNRKEKLTEHLRTHTGEKPYRCHDCGECFRLNVTLKKHMMTHTAAASTSP; the protein is encoded by the exons ATGTCAAAATTACAGTTGTTGCAAGCGTTTTTCTCCGACCGATTAACAACAGTGGCCGTAGAGATATCGGTGGCAGTGGAAAACGCGTTTGCCGAGTACCAGGATGAGATCTCTCGTTCAAAGGAGGAGAATCAACGCCTGCAGAGGCTGCTGGATTCGGTTTTTAATCCCGATCTGAAATTACATAAAGCAG ACCCCCTGCAGCTCACTCTCACCGTCTCTGAAGACGAGGTTCCCTCTGACCAGCAGCACTCGGAGCAGGTTTGGAGTGATCAAGAGGAAACAGAGTTCTTCATTCCCTgtgtggaaagtgacagtgaCCAGGGCTCACACCTTTACCAAACTGGGAAGAACAGCAAGAGGGACTCCCTATCCACAATTGTAGCAGAACAGATCCAAACAAAACCTGATGGAGAGGATGACGGAATATCAGAATCAACCAGTTATGCTCCCCTCACACAGTTAAAGCCTCTAAAAATCAAGAGAACACGGTTAAAGAAAGGACAAAGCTCTTACATCTGCGCTGAGGTCAAGACAACCAGTYAGCTGATAGAGCCACTGAGGGATCACACGAGGAAGAGGTCCTACAGTTGTACTGAATGCACAGCAACCTATGACAGACCGTGTCATTTGAAAACACACAAGAGAACTCACACCGGTGAGAAACCATTTGAGTGCAAAGACTGTGGTAAATGCTTCAACCGCAAGTATTGCCTGCACGTGCatatgttaacacacacacgggAGAAACCGTACTGCTGCCATTATTGTGGCAAATGCTTCGCTCTAAACACAAGGCTAATAGATCATCTGaggatacacacaggggagaaaccatacAAGTGCCCTTTCTGTGCCAGATGCTTTACATTTCTATCTCACTTAAGTCGTCACAAGAAGCTCCATACAGGAGAGAGGCCATTTCAATGCAATGTATGTGGGAAATGCTACACACGGAAGGAGCACCTGACAGACCATATGAGATCCCACACTGGAACAAAACCATACAGCTGTAAGCAATGTGGAAAATGCTACAAACTGCAGGGAAACCTGAGATCGCATATGGCGAGTCACACAGGGGGGAAATCATGCAAGTGCCCTGTGTGTGGACTAGGTGTTATAAATCTTAATCGCCACATGCAAGTTCATGCAGGAGAGAAACCGCATCAATGCCAAGATTGTGGGAAGTGCTTTAACCGAAAGGAAAAATTGACAGAGCACTTaaggactcacacaggagagaaaccgtatCGATGTCATGATTGTGGTGAATGCTTTAGGCTCAATGTAACCCTGAAGAAACACATGATGACGCACACTGCTGCGGCAAGTACTTCTCCATGA